Genomic DNA from Scomber scombrus chromosome 21, fScoSco1.1, whole genome shotgun sequence:
TTGACATGGAGACACTGGTGAAGCTATATAAGGCCTGTGATAACCTGGGACAATTTCCATAAGAGCTGTTAAGTTATGTCAACAAACAGAGCAAATACCAGCTAAGTTTGAGGTGACCCTACAGCTCTTTCTGGCCAAATCACACAGACGACAGAGGGATTTGGAGAATGGCAATTAAAGGCTATTGTAGCTAACTTAGCTAACAGTTTATACTTCAATTAAAACGACGCCAAGAGTCGTTTAACGTAAAGTGGTCCTGagcataaagaaaaatattcacGTTATGTGCACGTATTTATAATCAGACTTGTATTATGATTAGCTAATATGTCTGAGAAACCACACACTAATGCTAGCTATAATGCACCTATTAGGACAAAAGCAGTTTATAAACGATACCGCGAACTTTAGCAGACATTACTATCAGGGTTATGTTTGATATCTGAGGCTAGCTGCGGCTAACTGTGGCTAGCCGAGCGCCCAGCCCATCATGTAACGGTCAGGCTGCCCGTTGCTCACCGAAAAAGATGCGACTATTTCTGAGGTCGCTGCAACCCGCTACATTATAGTTAGATGCACGTTTACATACCTGTTGTCTGTTTGTACGGGAGGCGAAATCAAATATCCACAGAAGCAGGAGCCGAGTGTTGACTTATGACGTCGACCGACCGCCCGCCGGTGTCTGTAGGCGCGTCGGTATCGACTCGGCCCTCCTCCACAGAGAGGAACAACTGGACTACAGATGCTGGATCATGGACCTCACGCTGCCTTCACAGACCGTCGGAAATGTCGAAACCATGCGGTGGTGCGTTTTGGAGACGCCTGTATTGTAACTTTTAACGGATAGCACTGTTGGGGAGtgactagttacatgtaacggcTAAATCTatatgaactaatgaatacattttcaaatgagagataaatcttgctttataagaaatgatctcccttataaatcatgacagtatccatgaaaaacacctgaacttagattttggtgggcctaatgggtacacttaccttaacagttgaaaacattcagcagaaaagtaatcaaaggtaataagttacattaatTTGAtcaagtaattgaaatagttgcaTTACTTACTACATTTTATCACTTATGTGCAATGCACATTTGCTACTAATTATTAtatttggatggatggatggatggatggatgtaaactttattgatccccttggggaaatttagggtttAATTTGTCCGGGTTTCAACTGTATCTTACCGACTTCCTCATCAGTTAGGCCACAGTGGTTAGTTTTCTGATGCAGAGGGAGCGAGCCTATCTGCATAACCGTGAGATACAGTTAAAGGCGCTCGGGAAAAAATCCACCAGTCCACCTCCAGTCAAGGaaaactgtaaacaaacaactgaaaacTGCTGGAAGAGCAAGTAAtactttcatatttcattttctgtgcTACTTTGCCACTTACTGTGCTTGTGAAGTAATGACCATTTAggttaatataattaatttgcTGTTgctgatgtaaaaaaaacacagctgcataaaatgaacagaaactaaacagacacacacatgaatttagggtttattattgtaaccatAACAATAAGGTGGATCTCTCTTTATTTTGACCATCAATTCAAtcataattgttctttttatcACAGGCAATAGTTATAATAGtgcactttttatatttaaattatgatacagacatttctttttttaaacaccttATTCTACTGACCCTTATGGATGGAGAATAGTTTACAATCTTAGCCAGAGTTGGGTCAATGAAAGATGAAAGTGAAGGTGATGTGGTGATGAGAAAGATGAAACTGATGATGGGGTGAGCAATCATAAAGTGTGTACGGACAGTGAGGCAAACAACTTAGAAATAGTTTCTCTTGTGCTGATGATGGCTACACGACAGGtgaaggagacagacaggtcaaaGGGACAAGGCATAAAAGCAAGAGATGAAGCTAATTAGCAAGCATTCAATGTGTGTGAGATAAATAATGTGTCTGTTAGGGTTTGGCTGTGTTAATCCATCTAATATTCCCGGGTCAGTCACTCATCTCGACAGAACACCCGACGAAGGCTTCTCATGTTATAAGCTCAAAATGCATCTGCTGCAAAGTTTTCAGCTCACTCTCACTCAGCTGTCATCCACCcatctcccacacacacacattcccggTACTAGAGATAAAAGCGTGATAAAAGAGATGTGAGATACAAGAAAGATACATTGGAGAAGTAAGATGAGAGCAACTTGTCAGTACTGCTATCAAAGTCGTTCTTTTGGGTTGAAAGAAGCGCTCAAAGAAATAGTAATGAGAAATGATAGAGAACGGGTTTCTTGAATTAGCTcttgatatatatttttgttggcaTAAAATCTAGTTGTAAACTAGAAATAGTACATGACACAAACAACCACATGAccaaataacttaaataaataaaaataaataaataaatggatagATAAGtgaacaaatatataaattaaaaaaataaaagttatcaAAGAAACTGAACTGTAGCACTGTGTATCTCTCTGAAAACATTCTGCACTCTTGTTGCATATTGTGCTGTATGGAAGACTGGTGATGAACATCGACTAGTCTGATAGAGTACTGGAGTAATACTACATGACTGTCTCGAGTTGCTACTTCTGCTTGCAGAATGGTGCGACTCCCAGTGATGAGCATGGGTGCGATGGACTACTTGGCTTGTTGGTGAACACTGATGCGAGGCGCATGGGGGTTAGGAGACTCTTAGCTTGCTTCCCATTTTGAAGTCCTGTTTAACAAGGAATTGACATCGCAAGAGTTGTAAAGTCCGGCATCATGAAAATGTCCACTGATGAatttcctttgtgttttttttttcctctttttttttttgtttttttgttgttgttcagagtcAGTGCGTGAATACTATGGCAATAGAAGACAAGCTCGACAAGAAAGGTGGCCTCTGTCTGATCCACAGGCCAGGAACGCTCTTCTCATTCAATGTGGGCACAAACAGCTGTGATGAGGTTCATGGAACTATTCACgcatagtgttttttttttctccatctagTAATGTTCATATTTCTGTTCAAATCAAAAATACTTTTCTTCAGAGCAACAGGTGTCCAATGCAAAAATCGTAGATGCATTAGTTCATATTGTCTCtgagacaaaagaaaatacaaaagaataaaaacatttaacttgAAACGAATGCCCGCCAAGAAGCAACTGGTTGGCTTCTCCTCACCAACACTGACGTGTTCTCTGTCTTCACTGCTGTCACTGTGCTACTGACATCCTCAAAAGAAATATGTAAacctaaataaaaactaaataaaaaaatattttttttcacattcactTACTTAGCTTACTTTGTTGGTTTTCTTTACCTCAGGAGAAGACACTGCTGGATTTCTCATTTCCAGGATGTAGTTTCTCCTAAGAAAATCAGGACCTTTTGTTCAGCTCATCACCACTCATTGGAGTGGTAGCAGGGTTCTAACTCTTAGGGTTCATCTGCTGAGATACATCTATATTTCTTTCAGTATGGATTGGTAATTGCATGTTGCTTGATAGTGATATGAGCGTACTGGTTAATTTTAAGAGTAATCTCGAGAACCATCACAAAAGTGTTATTTCTTTTTGGTGTCAGATACTGTATTACAATGATATGGTAGACTAGCCTATCTGATCATGTCAATCCTTTAGCAGGCTGATTTGCTAACTGGCATGCACATTAGCACTTCAAAATTCCTAGTTTGATTTGTGAAGCTGTATCTATGATGGATACCAAACGGCTCATTAACatataactttttttcattaaaggGTGATTCCTTAACATTTCGTTCTCATTTAAGGGTAGGAATCCTGGTGATCCAAAGGATCAAAAcaatgttgagaaaaaaaagtatgacGGGGAAAAGGCTCAATCCTTGCTATGGTCAAGCACCTTCAATAACTTAGTCAAGGAAGAATAGGAATAGCTCATGGCTTGCAGGGATACTTGGAGATGAAGTTATACTGTCTTCTTTCCGGTGTAGTTCAGGCATCCTGCTGCATGGTCTCACTTTCTATCCTATGGTTGAGATTGGGTTCCATTGGAGGACAGCAGTCGGGTTCTCTCTTTCGCTGAGCCTCTGCGCTGCAGAACTCCCCCACTGCCTCCTATGCCTCCACCATCTGCTCGGTCGCCCCACTCGCACCTGTCGCCCCCACCCTCCGAGCGCCTCGAGTTTTGGCGGGTGGGGGTCCCATGGGGCCGGCCGTTCTTCTCATCTGGGAAGGGATCAGGAGACAAGAACAAGAAAGTCACTCTTACGTACAGTATACTATACATGCTACAGTGTCTCTGGTCAGGGCCAGAAATAAACAGCAACTTCATACACTAAAAAGTGGTCCAAGtgcttaaaaaagaaagagttgaCAGTCTATCAATCAAAGGTGGTGACTACTGTAGATGCTGGGAACCTATGATCTCTCATGAGTATTCTCAACATGTCCATAGCCTCTATAAAATATTTAAGCAGACAGCAATTAATGCTGATTCcacaaattaaaaattgaacaaaaaagtaaataatagtGGACAATCAGAAAGCATGGGTTAGTAGATAGGGTTCTTTTTGGACAGACAGTGCTGAAAACAGCCGCATCATCTGCTATAAATCCTGAAAGTTTTCAGCACAGGGAAAGGAGTACATTCCATGCCCTTTATTAcatagaataaaatatatttcagtgttACAAATTTTAAATagtaattaattttaaaaaaattaaaataaaaattgttttatAAGACTGCCCCTGGATGAACCTAAATGGATCAAATCAATAGGGACAAAGGTTAATTTCTTACAgtggtttgtgtttctgtttgtgtaagCAGTCTCACCAGATAGGGCTTGCACCATGGGTTGATCATGGGAGCTGAGAAGCTGGGCTTGAATCGTTTCCACCACTCGTCTGAACCTGCGACTTGGACCTAGAGatacataaatgcacacaaacataaccAAATGTGGATATGGTGCAAAAATATTTGATACCAATGCTACTGTAATATAATAACTTAGTTTcatgatcaaaaaaaaaaaactagactaTTTTAAGGTCTTATTTTACCGAGATTGAAAATAGTTTTCAACAGAAACCTTTCGAGACTTGTCAAATGCATCAATGTTTAATGGTGTACAAAATACAGTCTTAAAAAGAAGTGGTAAAAGTGAaaattttgatttaattttggAAACATGTCATCCAAAAAGTAAGTAAACAAGACAGAGAATCTGAGTCAAATCCATGCTTTTAGTGGCAATTTTCATGTCTTAAATAAcgattatttaatttttcttcatCAAACTTCAGAAAGTACAACCAAAGTCAGTccaaaatgttaatattaataaggTTTTATGgccaaaaaaccccccaaaaacagTTCCATTCCCAACTTGCCTGATATGAGGGTGAATGTCACGCTGTAGATCCCcgtctccctccttccctccctctcggTCCTCTCCCTGTCCCGCTCCCTCTCGCCTTCGGAGAAAGCAATGTCCACCTGGAATTTGACGGGCTTCTGGAAGACGGAGGGGCCGCCGGAGGACTTGTACTCGGCCCGGAAGCTGGTCTGGGAGAGGACGCTGTGACTGAGTGATGGGATCTGTGTGGtggggagacagagaagaagcagagagacCGACAGACTTACGAGGCGGGAGAGGTATGGGGACCAACGTGAGTATAGGGAGACAAAGGGTGAGggtgaggagaagagagaaagagtgagccATTGGTGAAAGCGAAGTGAGCCATCAACATGCCAAGAGTGAGCAAGACTCAAATAAagagaaaactgaaataatgacagaaatgaagcgcgtacagtgtgacagtgaacGTGAATTCCCTACAGCTTTACCAGTGAGAGCCATGCTTTCTGCAAACGAGCTGGTGAGCTTCGAGATACTTTGAGCTTTGCGAGGCGTCAGAGACAGACGGCATCGGATACTCACAGACAGGAAGGCGTGGACAATGTCAGCTTTGACAGAACTCAGAGGTTTGTCTCTGATCACCACAAAGATCTGCTCTTCTTTCTCCAGGCCAATGAAGTTCCCAAACCAAGACTTCTTCGCCAGCCTGGTAGAGACAGAAAATATGGAAAATGAGCAGAATAATTGAAAATGCACGCtcgcacatacacatactcacacacaaaaacacttgtCAATGGTAATTCATCTCAAGCGACTTTGTCTGTGCATGAATGATGACTTACTCAGGGCTGGACTCTGGTGTTAGACTAGACATGTCTTCTGATGTGGGAACTAAAAGAGACAAATCACTATTAGTTAATGCGGTGTACAATATTGCATCATTAATTGGAAGCCAGAGGACATAGATAAATGagatataatatattttttgacattACAGAGGTCTGGAAAGCTGTgcatttaaaggggacatatacTCTGTGAAACTGTTATGATGTTAAATATCTATGCTAACCAAGTATGTAGAAATTTTCCATGTAGGTTCATATACAGGCTTCAAGCTGCCATGAATGGTTTTTTTTAGACGATTTTTTCTACCTTACCCAAAAACTATCGTCTGCTCTgtagtctttgttgctaaggtgttACACATTTTGTCTGTGTTGCCCACTAGCATATCTCAGCTCGAACATCAAgcacagatgtatttgagaagttgacatttcgagtaaataacaggaaaaagtagtgaaatcctactactttATGTTTGATTGTTGACGTGGACTCAGGAGCCAGCTGAAGTTTCCTGAGAGGCAGCTTCCAAGAGCttgccaatcagaacagagtgggctcattgggagcagggaccttaaagagacaggagctaaaacggcctgattcagacagaggctgaactgaggagttACATAAAGGGCGAGTATGAGTTAAATAAGGAGGTTTGAACTGTAAattatgcaaagatattccagtagagccccagaataaaacacatagacctgtaaatgtgcatgatatatCCGCTTTAAACAGAAAATTAGTGATTGTCAGTGTAAACTCTCACAACTCCAATACAGTATCAAGTTAAACGTACAAAGTTGCTCACCTTGCAGTTTACGGCGATGGAATCTGGGTGAGCCCAGCAGATTATTCTTGAAAGAGTTGAGGCGAGTCCTCCAGTGGGCAGAGCTGCTGGCCGCCATGCCACTTCCTCCACCTGGGCTGGAGGGCGGTGTCAGCGACAATGAgcccacccctccccctccctccgcCCGCGAGGAGGacgaggatgaggaagaggagggcggggtggaggaggggtggTGAGGGTGGTGTACAGGGGTGCCCAAGGGTGTGGGCAATGGAGAGCCCTGGGGAGTGACCTGCGGCACAGAGTGGGCAGAGTTTGGGTAGAAGCTCTTAGTCACTGACTTtaggacagaggaagaagggaagaagaaacgGGGGATAGGTGAGAGGAGCGGAGATGGGGAGGGTGAGCGGGAGGATGGGTTGTGCAGTGGCAGGGATTTGATGGGCTGTAGATGGGGTCGGTCGGCAGGTCCCTTGGTGGGCAGGGTCTGGGTCTTTGGATGGGGGGGAGCTTTGAGCTTGTCATGAGCCCGTGCTGAGCGAGGAGTGGTGGTGCTTCCCTGTTTGGGCTCCTTTGTTGGGGGCGTAGCGGTGGCAGAGGTGacgtctgattggctgaaagtGAAGACGGGGCTTTGATAGGACTGGGGAGTGGGtttttggggtgggggtgggggggtaggAGAGATGGAAAACGAGAAAGAGAGGGGATGGAACAtggagaaagaaggatggaaatgaATAACATGCTTCATGACAAAAGAGTGCATTTTGTGAGTAGTGAAAGTGTCAAATGCAATTCTACTGCTATTATGAAAGCTTTCATTTTGGATCATTTTTTTATAAGTGCCATTAATATCTCATGGTGACAGTTGTGGTAATGACAGGGTTAAGTATGCAGTGACAGAGGACAGTGGCAGTGAAAGAGTTACTGTAATTTCTGGCAGTAAGCGTTTCCTTACTTTTCTTATTACTGGTGGTTTTCATACAAGTTTGAACATTATAAAACCAATAGAGCAAACTGTTCTGTAACCTGAAAATAAATCATGCAATTTAAAGTTCTATATTCACCTTTGAAACTATTGTGAGTTCAACTAGTTCATGCATGACGTAGAAGAGAAGTGACGTGAAGACGGTAGAGAAACTATGAAAATGCCACACAAACCTGTTAGGTGAGATTTATTCTGAGGATCTGGTGTTGTGATcatgtgtaaaaaatgactACAAGAGCTTGATAAATGGATGTTTCATGGGGTTGTGAAGTGCGGTCAGAATTTTAAGCAGTTTAATGTAGGGATGGGTGGTATAATATGTTAAGTAAAGCAAACATCATTACAATTTTAAGTTAAACATGTTCATACACTGAATCTTGACTtatagtttaaataaaataccattttcTAATATGTTCTGTTATACGTATGTTATTTTGTGAATAATATCACACACCTTAAAATCCCAAGCCACAACTGATGTGCAATACTATTTTCACCCAGCAGTCAAAATGTAGATGGTCCAAATTTGATCACAGACAATGTAAACACTGCTGCATGGACTGAACCATGTGAACTCTGACTGTTGGGAAACTGTGCAGCACATGAATTGGGGATTGAGGCTTTAATTGTAGAAGTAGGTTACAAGAGGGagataaataatacaaattcaTGATGTTAAAAATTCAATATTTCAGAATGCACGCTTGTATCATGTTCATAGATAGTGCAAGTACTAGCAACAGTTTTGTGTGTACAGCTGGCCAACAGGCCCTTACCCTGGGACTGCTGAGAGGGCTGGAGGAAAGACCGGTGGATGCTCCACTGACTGAGCGAGACCTGACAACAAGACCACACATTTAAAGATCAAGTCAGTCAGTATATTGAGTATAACCAACGAGAAACTATGAGACTGAATGCACTCTGTATATTTCATATGTAACTTTTagagtgggtgtgtgtataCTGTTATGTGTAAACATAATATACTGTACCTCTGACTGTGTGCAGCTGTGTCCAGGGCCCTGCGAGGTGGGGTAGGAGACCCCTGTTCAGTAACACTCAACACCTCGAGGCTCTTCCTCTCGGGGCGGCAGCGTCCGTGGCGCGTCAGCATTGGAGAGTCAACCCGC
This window encodes:
- the LOC134003252 gene encoding serine/threonine-protein kinase BRSK1-like; protein product: MSKELSLSQSAQYVGPYRLEKTLGKGQTGLVKLGIHCITGQKVAIKIVNREKLSESVLMKVEREIAILKLIEHPHVLKLHDVYENNKYLYLVLEHVSGGELFDYLVKKGRLTPKEARKFFRQIISALDFCHSHSICHRDLKPENLLLDEKNNIRIADFGMASLQVGDSLLETSCGSPHYACPEVIRGEKYDGRRADVWSCGVILFALLVGALPFDHDNLRQLLEKVKSGVFHMPHFIPPDCQSLLKGMIEVNPEKRLTLETIQKHAWYLGGRNEPCPEQPPPRRVCVRRILSLTELDPDVLDSMHSLGCFRDRVKLTRDLQCEEENQEKMIYYLLLDRKERYPSYEDEDLPPRNDVADPPRKRVDSPMLTRHGRCRPERKSLEVLSVTEQGSPTPPRRALDTAAHSQRSRSVSGASTGLSSSPLSSPREPKQGSTTTPRSARAHDKLKAPPHPKTQTLPTKGPADRPHLQPIKSLPLHNPSSRSPSPSPLLSPIPRFFFPSSSVLKSVTKSFYPNSAHSVPQVTPQGSPLPTPLGTPVHHPHHPSSTPPSSSSSSSSSRAEGGGGVGSLSLTPPSSPGGGSGMAASSSAHWRTRLNSFKNNLLGSPRFHRRKLQVPTSEDMSSLTPESSPELAKKSWFGNFIGLEKEEQIFVVIRDKPLSSVKADIVHAFLSIPSLSHSVLSQTSFRAEYKSSGGPSVFQKPVKFQVDIAFSEGERERDRERTEREGRRETGIYSVTFTLISGPSRRFRRVVETIQAQLLSSHDQPMVQALSDEKNGRPHGTPTRQNSRRSEGGGDRCEWGDRADGGGIGGSGGVLQRRGSAKERTRLLSSNGTQSQP